The DNA sequence acaataataataacaacgcgaacaacagtaataataatgtgttttcaatgaataataattcGTATTTtagtgaaaataataaaaatatgaaaatggaTATGAAAGGCAATTCTATGAATAATAGtatcaataataataacatgaaCACTAATCATAATTACAGCCATATGAAAATGAACTATGTAAATAATCAACCAGGCATgaatataaacaatattaacaacaacaataacaacaacaataacaacaacaGTTTGCATATGAATCAGCAGAATAACAATGCTCATGTTTTAAACGATAAGATAAACCCTAGtgcaaattttaattttaaaaatatgaaataccagagtaatagtagtaacaataatagtaacagtaacagtaatattcatattaataatagtaatatcggtgcaaataaaaatgctGAAAATGTTGGCAGTGCCATAGGAACTAGCGGAACagaacaaagaaaaaaattagttttGAAAAAACGATCTGTACCATTAGATCAGAAAAGCTATGTAGTTAACCCAAACATATTTGGTGAAGCAAAACCGGTGGATACGAACCCtgataaaatattagaaGAAAGTGTTTCAAAGGAAAAGGAAGGAAACAATGGGAATAATAGTGGGACCAATCATATGTTAGAAGAAGGTGAAAAGAGGTCAGAAAATAAGGAGGAAAATGAAAAGCAGAAAAAAGGATTAAACAACATGAGCAGTGCCAACGAGGCAACTAACAACATGACGAACAACTTGAGTAGCATGAACAGTGATAACAAAAGCTTGAACAGCCCCAATAAgaacatatttaattataaaaagaacaCAAACACAGGGAGGaattataacaattataataattttcaaaatacgaataatggtaaaaataattcgacaaaaaaaatatttatgatgaataaaaataatgcgaacaatagcaataataatagtatgaaaaaaaatatgaacagttcttcagataataatagtagcaaTATGttaggaaataaaaatgtaagtaataatatgaacaatcCAAATCCTAATAACCTTAGTGGAGacatgaataataatatgaaaagaattaacctaaatcaaaattttaaaaacatggatatgaataataataataataataatgtgaATTCTTCTGCTtacagtagtagtaataatatgaaaaatataaatttggatgaaaataaaaaaaatataaatgtaagtGTTATTCATAatcaaatatatgaaaataaaatgtataacgCACATGTAGATGGAGATGGAAATAGTATGAATcaagatttaaaaaatgtaaattatttgaacacatgtcataataataataccatCAATGATGGGAAGGACGCCTTCGGAAATTTCAGAAATACGAATTTGAAGATGGAAAAGAAAACTAATCATGATAGtggtagtaataacaataatagcaGTTTCACGGGAAAACAAAAGGATTACaacattattaaaaaggatGATAAAgcgaatattaaaaatattataatgaaaaacgTGAAGAGAGAAGATGGCAGTACGAATTACAATATTAGAAACGGTTCaaacaataacaatagcaATAGCGATAACcgtaataatagcagtagtaCATATAGGAGCAACCTCATCTATcgaaataataatgattcTCCTTCCAATTTTAGAACTGCAGTGGGTGCGGGAAAATTGAATTCTGATAATGAACTAGGTAAAGATGGTATAAATATGAGAAAGATGAATGATAACAGTAGTGGTAAAAAGAATGAAGAGCCATTCGAAAATATGAACAGGAATGTGAACGTAAAAGGGGAGAACTACAACGGTAATGACGATGGAAACATcaacagtaatagtaacatcaacagtaatagtaacatcaacagtaatagtaacagtaacagtaacaaccACAGTAATAGCAACAATAACAGTGGTAGCGCGTATAATTACAATATcgaaaatttatatgataaCTCGTTGAAGTATGTGAAAAACGCAAATAACTCTAGCAAGGCAAAGAAGGTTATGTCTATTAAGACCGTTAAGGTTATAGCgacagaaaagaaaaatgatgaaGATAATGGAAACGAGgaattaaaggaaaaaaatagcaaagaTGATGGAAATAATGAAGGAGgggatgataataatattaagagTGAGAGAAATAGTAAAGACGACAAATATTATTTGGATGAAAGAAAACTTGATAACAGTAttcttaataataataacgacTCTCAACGAagtaatgataattatacataCGAAACAGAAAGTTCAGAAAATTGTAAAGATATTACTAGTACAAATTTAAAATCGACATTGTTACATACTAAAActaagagaaaaataaaaaagaaaacgacAGATGAAGTTGAACAAAATGATccaaataataatgtaaatggAGATAACAAtcaaagtaataataatgcacAAGGAAcaggtaataaaaaaatagatatattaatgaaacctaatttaaaaaaaggagaaaatatATGGGAAGCTAGGACACACTTACTAGTAGAACAGAAAGAAAACAGTCTACTTAATGATAAAGGCTCTCACTACAGTTCAAGAAAAAGTCGTTCACACTCAAATAAAGCTAGTCGTGGTAGTAGCAGAAGAAGAGATAGTAGCAGAAGAAGAGATAGTAGCAGAAGGAGAGATAGTAGTAGAAGAAGAGATAGTAGTAGAAGAAGGGACGACAGCAGGAGAAGAGACAGGCACAGTAGGAGATACGACAGGAGATCTGATAGGAGAGATGATCGACGTGATGACCGACGTGATGAGAGACGAGATGATCGACGTGATGACCGACGGGATGAGAGACGAGACGACCGACGGGATGAGCGACGAAATGATCGACGAGACCAAAGAAAAgacagtagtagtagtatcACGAAAAGggatacatataaaaaaagagaagattCAAAAAAGGCTGAAAGGGAAGACTCTTATGAGTATAGGAAGTATGGTAGTAGGAATTATGATAAGCATAGTagtagaaataataataattacgaAAGAAAACGAAATAGTAAATATAGTAGTACatcagataaaaaaaattatgataataagAGTTATATATCTGATGATAAAAGAAACCATAGGGATTCATATGATAAAGGGTATAGAAATTCGTATGACAGATTAAGTTATAAagataattatgaaaaaaataataaagataattATAGAGATAGCTAtgatagaaataataattatttggattatgataaaatggacaataaatatttttccaaTAATTATAACTCAATGagacataaaaattataaacacCATAATTCTCAttcaaaaatgaataattataattatgcaaataattataaatctgcgaattattacaaatattcCCCTAAAGGAACTTATTACAAAGAACCCAAAAATTcaacaaaacaaaatgataAGGAAAAGACAGAAACAAAGACAGAAATTCAAGCCATTCCAAAAAAGGCAATAGTAACAACTGTTAATACCAATAACgtttctattaaaaaaaatagatacgAATGCTTGGGAGATGGAGATGAAAGCGATAagtagataaaaaaaaaaaaaaaaaaattggaaaaaacTATTTGCCCTCCGTATCCAGGGACTAGgggaaaaagatatattaccattttatattatataacgaCCATTTGTTATCAGCAAGTAATGGTTACACTATTGCTGCGGTAAACATATTGTTTGCTGTATCATATTTTCAGTTGGCGCGagcaaacaaaaaatatgggAAGCgttataaaattacaaaaaaataacctgcttaaaatgaagtaataatgaaattaaaatttatttatttctgcAATGTTAGAGATCACCAcgaaaataacaataatataaaaaaaaaaaaaaaagaaatctaAACATAAGCGACAAgatgtatgtgtacatgtgtatatatatatgtataaactgATACGTGTGTACATCTTGTATACACCTTTATGAAGATACGCGAATTTTGTGTTTTAGCAATGCACatgtttatgtaattttatgGGCTTACAAATTTACATGCACAAGTCaggtattaatttttaagaatatgcttaatataattttttccctttttttttttttttttacttacatatttatgtatacaaaataaatataatatatatgtgtttatgcCTACCTCAATGTTGTAACTATGAAGTTCTTGTTAACATGAAGGAACATacgtttgttttttttttttattaatccatttattagttatttatgtatttatttatcttgCACATATTTACCATTTATTTatcatgtatttatttaccatttatttatcatgtatttatttaccatttatttatcatgtatttatttaccatatatttatcatgtatttatttaccatttatttatgtttttctgccattttatgtaaaaaaaattaacaagtGTACATgctacatgtatattttttatatatgaagatatgagtattcatattattataccctacttatttttaatagtaaATAGTGACACtgtaaaaaaaggaatataatttagctttaaaaaaaatatatttgaataatttattttaatattatataagtagACCAATTAGTTTTTTGGTCCCATTGAGAGTTCAtgaatttatgttttatgttAAACACAAGTGCATGAACAcgcatacatgtatatatacttatatatatatatagtatacatgtatataataccTCTCTTgtactattattttgtatttctaCAATCTTTCAGAAGTACACTGcgaatttttattaaataatattgtacTTTAATccaatttactttttatttttttaattcaatgTAATACATttacgtacgtatatatatatatatatatatttgtgcttatagtaataattaaaatagctatttttttttttttttccaacaTCGtgcatatttaaataaactgTTGTCCgtaaaagaaaaggaaaaaaataaaactaaattaaataaatttaaaacaaattaaaacaagcgcagtattataaataataaaaataaaataatgttaagAGACACACCATTATATTTCCAGAATAATCGTAAACCAGTTTATGTAACGCATGactaatttatattttcagcAAAACTTCAGGCTTTTTTGGAGTTCTCATCAACCTAAGGAGCTGTAAacgtgcacatatatatatatatatatatgtacgttcatacgtatgtatacacCTTTATACATGATATATGCGCATATAAAGGCcttaaaaaggaagaaagcCTTTTCTAATCTCGTAATACAAATTTTTccaaagtaaaaataatataacttaATATTTAAGGAACGCATCGTTACGTATTTAATTATCGTGCTGTTTGTccaaatatatgtactctGGTTTACATACGTTTGTATATCTATACACAAACATACACACatcaaacatacatatatatatatacctatctACATGTACGGCTAACTCCAAATGAGTATCTTTCGTTCCCCgcataatgaaaaaggaacATTTCACAAAGAGAactaaaaagtaaataacaCACATAACATTATATAATCCTAACAAGGGAAtgacaaaattaaaataaacctgtaacacaaaaaaaggtgttaagaaaaaaatttgcatgCAAAGATACACGCCAGAGGTTAAAACTGGCAATATTGAAGCTCTAATAAAAACTTCTTTAATGGcagaatatatattctacgggaaattttttttattttatattttgttttatttcgttttattttgctttgctttgttttatttcatttcgttttattttgctttgctttgttttatttcatttcgttttattttattttgattggtcttgttttatttcgttttattttgttttatttattttttttttttttgtatcatCCGTATGGTCAAACGAAGCATAAATAGCACATACTATACGGGTATGTACACACTACAATaatttaccatttttttttttttttcaatatagtCCTGcgttataaattttttttatttttgttcgcatcattactatattttatgttaaagAGCTCAAAACGAATATATCCTATTTGTACgcttttatttgttcatatatggatgtatgtgtatatatatatatatatatatataaatatatttatatatatataatacattaaatgatgaattagtgtataaaaacaattattttttgttgaaATATGTAACAGTATatatcaaaagaaaaatttttaaagcgTACTTACCTTCACTTTTTAACGTGTATGTGTCAAAATTAGAtcattcattattattacgcCAACTGAAATTTATTATGATGTGTATATGCACGTATTAGATTTGCTTCCTATGTGagattttgttctttttattttattcttatatttcgTTCATATATTTCGTTCATATATTTCGTTCATATATTTCGTTCATATATTTCGTTCATATATTTCGTTCATATATTTCGTCATATATTTCGTTCATATATTTCGTTCATATAtttcgtttatttatttcgttCATATATTCGTTCATATATTCGTTCATATATTCGTTcatatattccttttattaacatcgttcatttattttattcatttatttagtTCATCTTTTTGATTATGTCATTCATCCATATCGTTCATCCATATCGTTCATCCATCTCGTTCATTTATTTCGttccatttatttattattttttttttttcacttataAAAAGAACGTAACTATGGCACGCATTTAACCTCAAGAAGGAACAAATAAGATCATACACGTAGTGATTATGTGtgcttttcatattttcgtaattaaatatgtgtatagtACATTTACATGAAAACATCAGCGTACATATGTTTACGCGCTTAAATCTATAGGCAAATATAtccatatacatttattcatgtacatatgtactttTGCAAATGTGAGCTCTTCTCACAAGGATAAGTAGAGCTCACGTATAATCCGAAAGCTGCTCACATTATATAATCCCTGCACGGGGCATTTTCCCCTATATAATTTGCTTTTTCGTATATACACAGTACACCTGTATACACGTgtacacgtacatacatcCGTAATATTCATTATGAATTCATATAAAGATTGTAACAATGCagtagatgaaaaaaaatatttggaCGAATGTATTTTTGTTGTTAAGGAGCAAAGCTTCTATATGAAACAGGCACTGgtaagaagaagaaaaaaaaggaaaaagtacGATTAagtatgtgcatatttttgTGTGTAGGGGCGGATATACGCTTGAAaagtacaaaataattaataaaagttGCACAACAATTGGAACTTggaaacatataaaaataaaataactcaCGTAAAACTTAACGGATTTTGTCTGAACAGAGTAGCGGACAAGTTTACCCCGTTCCGTTTTTTCCCATCAGAAtagtcatattttttttttttttttcttttttttacacaaCAATTTGAgctcgaaaaaaaaaataaaataaaataaaataacacaGAATTGttgataattatatgtatccATTTCTCTcccatttataatatatatacatatatatatattttttctcttttcatttttgtatttagGAAAATGGATCCCTCCGAGATACACTGAAACACGCATCAAACATGCTGTGCGAATTGAGAACATCGCATTTATCGCCCAAACATTATTATGAACTGTACATGTTAATATTTAACGAATTGCAACATTTAGATAATTTCTTAAGTGATAAAAAGAAGCACAAGAAAAAATTCATTGATATATATGAGAGTGTTCAACATGCGGGAAATATCATTCCgcgtttatatttattaataatagtgggtagaaattatattaagaataaagatataaaagcgaaatatatattaaaagatatGACTGAGTTATGTAAAGGTATTCAACATCCTTTGAGAGGACTATTTTTGAGGTATTTCTTAATCCAGATGTGTAAAGATAGAATCCCAGATACAGGTAGCGAATATGAAGAAGCAGGTGGTGGAAATATTGATGATGCATTTGAATTCttattaacaaatttttatgaaagtTTAAAGTTATGGAGTAGGatgaatgataaaataataaaaatacccAGTATGCAAGAGGAACAAATCGTTAATAATAGAGTAAAAgtgttaaaagaaaaaatggatgTAAAGATGTTAGTGGGTTCAATATTAGTACGAATGTCACAATTAGAAGGTATGACCAAGCAatattatttagaaaaatgttTACCAAagttgttattatatttatctaatATTAATGATTCACTTAtacaacaatatatatttgaatcaATCGTTCAAGTATTTAGTGATGAGTGTCATATTTACAGTttagaaattttattaaatgctATATTGAAGATAAATACTTCACTAGATTTTAAAAGTATActtattactttattaaaAAGGTTGAGGTATTTTATTGAATCAAACAAATATGAGTTACCAAAAGAGATAgacatatttcatttattttatgatcaTTTAGTACTGTACGTTAATAGAACATTGGACTACAATGGGAAAACAGCGTACAACGCAAATTTTGATGGtacaaacaaatataaaactaGTAATTTGGACTATAGCGAAACATATAGAAATGCAGAAAAGGTTGTACTTACGAATAACGGAAGCAGCGATGCGAGAAATAACTATGCGAATAATAACTATGCGAGTAATAACTGTGCGAGTAATAACTGTGCGAGTAATAACTGTGCGAGTAATAACTGTGCGAGTAATAACTGTGCGAGTAATAACTGTGCGCGTAATAACTGTGCGAGTAATAACTGTGCGAGTAATAACTATGCGAGTAATAACTATGCGAGTCATGATGTGAATAAAGATGGAAATAATGATGGGAATACTAATAATAGTACCAATTTTATTGAGTCCACAAATGATCAAATAAGCAGTGAAACTCTGGGATATTACGACTCAACTGAGCAGCCATCACATGTAAGCAGTAATggaaagaataataaaagcaGTTTGAACAACACGAATAACACGAATAAGCAGTATAACTGCAACTATGATAACAACAACAGTTATAACAAAAACATTTACAAGAACAACTGTAGTAGCAACAGTAATAACAGAAATGAAGACGAATATGTGCAAAATGTAGTAAAAATACTGCAGGTTATTTAtgagtttatatttttatgtatacgCCTTTATGACGATGTAACTATAAGCAAACTGTTTGTATTACCATATACCATTGTTTCTAATGTTAACCTTAACAACGACATGATCTGTGAACAAGTTATCAGCATTATTGTGCTAccttttaattatttaggATTAAATGCCttgaaaggaaaaaacatgCAAGTGTTGTTAAGTAATATCATtgataaacataaaaaaaaattaagccTCAATATTATAGATGCAATAATAGAATGCAGAAATAAAACTGTAATGTATGAAAATGttgaagaaatattaaaatatatatcatctaTATTTCATGAGAAAgtgaataaaaatgaagacatatttaatttagaaaataattctataacatacatatcagaaaaaatatgcaaattttttcatatcatAACCAACACAAATGATATAgatcaaaaatataatatatgcatgttgttttataaatatattgaaaatagcTCTTATATAGTGCACCTGCTACCGACAGTCGTGTTTACCTTGTTGCACATAGTCACTGcaataattaatatagaaGCGGGGAACAGTAAAAATAGCAATAATGTTAACAATAATAGGAATAGTGGTAGTGTTAATAATAAGGGTgctaataatagcaataataatgatcGTAATAACGATCGTAATAACGATCGTAATAACGATAGCAATAACGATAGCAATAACGATAGTGGTAGTAACTtctttttggaaaaaaaagaagacacATATGATGAGGCATCCTATGACAAAGACAGAATCGCTCCGTTAGTGGAATACCACAATGATAGCGTTGACGAAAAAGTAATTAGCAAGTACAACatgtatgtaaaaaatatatttaaattcattCACACAAATTTGCAGGAAGTAGCTAGTCAAATCCCAGTG is a window from the Plasmodium brasilianum strain Bolivian I chromosome 9, whole genome shotgun sequence genome containing:
- a CDS encoding RNA-binding protein yields the protein MSSIIEDSKMEMDANKENENVNNNDNSNANSNSITNNETNENSEKNVHNDHSVNENNFNDNNLKDKNTTNDYNEEGKGDNNDENCTNSKNNNDSPKIENEESKSSNRWADMCEDCDAPLVDTYNDDIDMKNRTMESNHNSIDISSNMKQNYFIPPKNDMYNNYSSSYEIYIRNLHIDITKEEIYKMFEGYRIRRINILNKKGKTAAAYVEFDNAEDMNRSLELNGKMIYSGNNTSEHGAISVIINKDKMKVFHLNQKQNKFKKVINRNNNFGNLRQGNNNMNSYNNSSSNMNNLNNNNNNNANNSNNNVFSMNNNSYFSENNKNMKMDMKGNSMNNSINNNNMNTNHNYSHMKMNYVNNQPGMNINNINNNNNNNNNNNSLHMNQQNNNAHVLNDKINPSANFNFKNMKYQSNSSNNNSNSNSNIHINNSNIGANKNAENVGSAIGTSGTEQRKKLVLKKRSVPLDQKSYVVNPNIFGEAKPVDTNPDKILEESVSKEKEGNNGNNSGTNHMLEEGEKRSENKEENEKQKKGLNNMSSANEATNNMTNNLSSMNSDNKSLNSPNKNIFNYKKNTNTGRNYNNYNNFQNTNNGKNNSTKKIFMMNKNNANNSNNNSMKKNMNSSSDNNSSNMLGNKNVSNNMNNPNPNNLSGDMNNNMKRINLNQNFKNMDMNNNNNNNVNSSAYSSSNNMKNINLDENKKNINVSVIHNQIYENKMYNAHVDGDGNSMNQDLKNVNYLNTCHNNNTINDGKDAFGNFRNTNLKMEKKTNHDSGSNNNNSSFTGKQKDYNIIKKDDKANIKNIIMKNVKREDGSTNYNIRNGSNNNNSNSDNRNNSSSTYRSNLIYRNNNDSPSNFRTAVGAGKLNSDNELGKDGINMRKMNDNSSGKKNEEPFENMNRNVNVKGENYNGNDDGNINSNSNINSNSNINSNSNSNSNNHSNSNNNSGSAYNYNIENLYDNSLKYVKNANNSSKAKKVMSIKTVKVIATEKKNDEDNGNEELKEKNSKDDGNNEGGDDNNIKSERNSKDDKYYLDERKLDNSILNNNNDSQRSNDNYTYETESSENCKDITSTNLKSTLLHTKTKRKIKKKTTDEVEQNDPNNNVNGDNNQSNNNAQGTGNKKIDILMKPNLKKGENIWEARTHLLVEQKENSLLNDKGSHYSSRKSRSHSNKASRGSSRRRDSSRRRDSSRRRDSSRRRDSSRRRDDSRRRDRHSRRYDRRSDRRDDRRDDRRDERRDDRRDDRRDERRDDRRDERRNDRRDQRKDSSSSITKRDTYKKREDSKKAEREDSYEYRKYGSRNYDKHSSRNNNNYERKRNSKYSSTSDKKNYDNKSYISDDKRNHRDSYDKGYRNSYDRLSYKDNYEKNNKDNYRDSYDRNNNYLDYDKMDNKYFSNNYNSMRHKNYKHHNSHSKMNNYNYANNYKSANYYKYSPKGTYYKEPKNSTKQNDKEKTETKTEIQAIPKKAIVTTVNTNNVSIKKNRYECLGDGDESDK
- a CDS encoding vacuolar protein sorting-associated protein 35; this translates as MNSYKDCNNAVDEKKYLDECIFVVKEQSFYMKQALENGSLRDTLKHASNMLCELRTSHLSPKHYYELYMLIFNELQHLDNFLSDKKKHKKKFIDIYESVQHAGNIIPRLYLLIIVGRNYIKNKDIKAKYILKDMTELCKGIQHPLRGLFLRYFLIQMCKDRIPDTGSEYEEAGGGNIDDAFEFLLTNFYESLKLWSRMNDKIIKIPSMQEEQIVNNRVKVLKEKMDVKMLVGSILVRMSQLEGMTKQYYLEKCLPKLLLYLSNINDSLIQQYIFESIVQVFSDECHIYSLEILLNAILKINTSLDFKSILITLLKRLRYFIESNKYELPKEIDIFHLFYDHLVLYVNRTLDYNGKTAYNANFDGTNKYKTSNLDYSETYRNAEKVVLTNNGSSDARNNYANNNYASNNCASNNCASNNCASNNCASNNCASNNCARNNCASNNCASNNYASNNYASHDVNKDGNNDGNTNNSTNFIESTNDQISSETLGYYDSTEQPSHVSSNGKNNKSSLNNTNNTNKQYNCNYDNNNSYNKNIYKNNCSSNSNNRNEDEYVQNVVKILQVIYEFIFLCIRLYDDVTISKLFVLPYTIVSNVNLNNDMICEQVISIIVLPFNYLGLNALKGKNMQVLLSNIIDKHKKKLSLNIIDAIIECRNKTVMYENVEEILKYISSIFHEKVNKNEDIFNLENNSITYISEKICKFFHIITNTNDIDQKYNICMLFYKYIENSSYIVHLLPTVVFTLLHIVTAIINIEAGNSKNSNNVNNNRNSGSVNNKGANNSNNNDRNNDRNNDRNNDSNNDSNNDSGSNFFLEKKEDTYDEASYDKDRIAPLVEYHNDSVDEKVISKYNMYVKNIFKFIHTNLQEVASQIPVLTFKLFLHSAVVVNNYYYFVQTHSFISFDNLEAICYEFITQPLIIYEEDINMSSQQFECIIWIVGILCSYITILENENYDNIALKLTQHANKLLKKKDQCLGVLKCSHLYWENKKYRNSTKVLECLQKSVKNAEIAMQSNNDNIILYVYMLQKYVYYYEAENIEITEESLNYLIHICQEYCTKSSSNNNNSPFKQEFIQTIKYIQEKKKNSNTFAKINVNAVPLRVE